Genomic DNA from Leptolyngbya iicbica LK:
TTTCTCTAGGACTTAGGGCAAATTCCGGTACCACAGTTGACTTCAGTTTTTCGCTGTCGGTATACACGCTGTCCTCGTAGCGTCCATTGACCCAGAGGCAAAGCGTCACCTGCTGAGTGGCTGGGTCAACGATCCAATATTCAGCGATGCCCCGAGCGGCGTACTCGGTATGCTTATAGCGATAATCTCGTTCTTGATTGACTTGTCCAGGGCTGACAATCTCGACCACGAGGGCTGGTGGTGGCATATCGCGGGTAATGGTGGCGCGACGGGCGTCGGCGATCGCGGCTTTTGACTCTGCTGTATGCACCAGCAAATCAGGAATGCGGCAGGTGGCCCGTCGTCCGGTTACTTCAATCTCAGTATCTTTGTAGGCGATCAGCGTAATCGGTAGCAGCTTAGCGAGCTCAAACAGCAGCTTTCTAGCAATGTCGTTGTTGCCTTCAGATTCGGGTGGCATCTCGACGATCGCTCCATTCACGAGTTCTTGCCGCTGGTCGGTGTCGCGATCACGGGCCAGGTATTCCTCAAAGGTTAAGTAATTGGATGGGCGAGAGACGGCTTGGCTCATGGGAACGATCTCCGCAGCAATAAACCTATTTTAACGATGGGATGTTCTGGGCGATCAAGACCGACTGCTCAACGATTCCCGCCCGGCTCTGAATGGTTCCCACCTAACCCCGAAGCGTTCCCGCCTGCCGCGCAATGAATGTTGACGACGGCGAAGGACACGTCCTGTTTGCGCAGGCGATCGCGCACAGTAGAGACAGAGTGATCGGCCATCATTGGGATGTCTCGCCAACCTCGTCAGCTACTTGCAGGCTATTGCTACCACGTCACAGTGCGATGCAACAATCGCGAATTTCGGCGCACGCAGTTTGAGTGTCGGGAATTGTTGCTGTCTGCCATTAAACGCTGCCAGGAGAAATTTGGCTTTGCTATCGTACTGGATGACTTGAAATCCAAGCCCGAATAGTGGTCAAAACGGCTTCCGTTTCATGCTGTACCTCACTATTCTGAAATCGTAGAAAGTTAATACCTAAAGATTCAAGCCGTGATTGTCGATAGCGATCTTGAATTTGAGACTCTTTGCAATTATGAGAAGAACCATCGACCTCAATTGCTAGTTTCAG
This window encodes:
- a CDS encoding Uma2 family endonuclease; protein product: MSQAVSRPSNYLTFEEYLARDRDTDQRQELVNGAIVEMPPESEGNNDIARKLLFELAKLLPITLIAYKDTEIEVTGRRATCRIPDLLVHTAESKAAIADARRATITRDMPPPALVVEIVSPGQVNQERDYRYKHTEYAARGIAEYWIVDPATQQVTLCLWVNGRYEDSVYTDSEKLKSTVVPEFALSPREIFAIRG
- a CDS encoding endonuclease domain-containing protein, encoding MGKTPDFLPYNPKLKAIARRLRNNMTPAEITLWQHLKGKQMAGFDFDRQKPIDEYIVDFYCKRLKLAIEVDGSSHNCKESQIQDRYRQSRLESLGINFLRFQNSEVQHETEAVLTTIRAWISSHPVR